In Flavobacteriaceae bacterium, the following proteins share a genomic window:
- the rsmA gene encoding 16S rRNA (adenine(1518)-N(6)/adenine(1519)-N(6))-dimethyltransferase RsmA: MSNNHQVKAKKHLGQHFLNDEDVARRIADTLSFEGYKNVLEIGPGMGVLTKYLLEKKTKTYVIEIDTESVEYLKANYLNLSDRIIEKDVLKYDLNEIFKDESFAIIGNYPYNISSQIVFKTLEMRNQIPEFSGMFQKEVAQRICEKEGNKTYGILSVLVQAFYDAEYLFTVLPSVFNPPPKVDSGVLRLTRKENAELPCDEKLFFRVVKTAFQQRRKTLRNSLKTFNLSDNLREDVIFGKRPEQLSVSEFIKLTTLIQVDIN, from the coding sequence GTGTCAAACAATCATCAAGTAAAAGCAAAAAAACACTTAGGGCAACATTTTTTAAATGACGAAGATGTCGCTAGAAGAATTGCTGATACCTTAAGTTTCGAAGGGTATAAAAATGTTCTGGAAATAGGACCAGGAATGGGAGTATTAACTAAATACTTGCTCGAAAAGAAAACCAAAACGTATGTGATTGAAATCGATACAGAATCTGTAGAATATTTAAAAGCAAATTATTTAAACTTATCAGATAGGATTATAGAGAAAGATGTTTTAAAGTATGATTTAAATGAAATCTTTAAAGATGAGTCATTTGCAATTATAGGTAATTACCCATATAATATATCGTCACAAATAGTGTTTAAAACCTTGGAAATGCGAAACCAAATTCCAGAGTTTTCCGGAATGTTTCAAAAAGAAGTAGCACAACGTATTTGTGAAAAAGAAGGTAATAAAACCTATGGTATCCTTTCGGTTTTAGTACAAGCATTTTATGATGCAGAGTATTTATTTACTGTGCTTCCAAGTGTATTTAACCCGCCTCCAAAAGTAGATTCAGGAGTATTGCGATTAACTAGAAAAGAGAATGCTGAGTTACCTTGTGATGAGAAACTATTTTTTAGAGTTGTAAAAACAGCATTTCAACAGCGCAGAAAAACACTTCGTAATAGTTTAAAAACATTCAATTTAAGTGATAATTTAAGAGAAGATGTTATCTTTGGCAAGCGTCCAGAACAATTAAGTGTTTCTGAGTTTATAAAACTCACAACCTTAATTCAGGTGGATATAAATTAG
- the mgtE gene encoding magnesium transporter: MKEANENTKFQISDELIEKVEHLIDTRSDEDTLKLLNEFHHADIAEILDELNQDQATYIIKLLDSEKTSDVLMELDDDDRERILQNLSIKEIAEEIEELDTDDAADIIAELPEERQEEVIAEIEDEEHKADIQELLKYDEDSAGGLMAKELVQVNENWTVTRCVKEMRDQAAEVTRVHSIYVVDDENKLLGRLSLKDLLVAKTRANIKEVYIPKVDYVHVNDDVEDVAKVMQKYDLEAIPVIDDDKKLLGRITIDDIVDVIKEEAEKDYQLAAGITQEVEADDSIWQLTRARLPWLVLGLFGGLASVFILQDFEDLMGDSQVKKLFFFTPLIAAMAGNVGVQSSAIIVQGLANDVVKGSLLNRLIKEVGLSLINGIALGGLVIVFGEIMGYTLQFSSTIAISMLSVIIIAALIGTFVPIILDKRGIDPAIATGPFITTSNDIFGIFLFFYIAKLILQF, from the coding sequence GTGAAAGAAGCCAACGAAAATACTAAGTTTCAAATAAGTGATGAACTTATTGAAAAAGTAGAACATTTAATAGATACGAGAAGCGATGAAGATACACTCAAGCTATTAAATGAATTTCATCATGCAGATATTGCCGAAATTTTAGATGAACTTAATCAAGATCAGGCTACATACATTATAAAACTTTTAGATAGCGAAAAAACATCTGATGTTTTAATGGAGTTGGATGATGATGATCGTGAAAGAATACTCCAAAACCTTTCTATAAAGGAAATTGCTGAAGAAATAGAAGAGTTAGATACCGATGATGCTGCAGACATTATTGCCGAACTTCCAGAAGAACGACAAGAAGAGGTTATAGCAGAGATTGAAGATGAAGAGCATAAGGCAGATATACAAGAACTCTTAAAATATGATGAAGATTCGGCTGGAGGGCTTATGGCAAAAGAGTTGGTGCAGGTAAATGAAAACTGGACAGTGACACGTTGTGTAAAAGAAATGAGAGATCAGGCTGCCGAAGTTACCAGAGTTCATTCTATTTATGTTGTAGATGATGAAAATAAACTTTTAGGACGATTATCTTTAAAAGATTTATTAGTTGCAAAAACAAGAGCTAATATTAAAGAAGTATACATCCCAAAAGTAGATTATGTTCATGTTAATGATGATGTAGAAGATGTTGCTAAAGTGATGCAGAAATATGATCTGGAAGCTATTCCTGTTATAGATGATGATAAAAAACTCTTGGGTAGAATTACTATTGATGATATTGTAGATGTTATTAAAGAAGAAGCAGAAAAAGATTATCAGTTAGCAGCAGGTATTACTCAAGAAGTAGAAGCAGATGATAGTATTTGGCAACTTACACGAGCTCGTTTACCTTGGTTAGTTTTAGGACTCTTTGGAGGGTTAGCAAGTGTTTTTATTTTACAGGATTTTGAAGATTTAATGGGAGATTCTCAAGTTAAAAAACTTTTCTTTTTTACACCACTTATTGCAGCTATGGCAGGAAATGTAGGGGTACAATCTAGTGCTATTATTGTACAAGGTCTTGCTAATGATGTCGTAAAAGGAAGCTTATTAAACAGGCTTATAAAAGAAGTAGGTTTGAGCTTGATTAATGGTATAGCATTGGGAGGACTTGTAATAGTTTTTGGAGAAATAATGGGGTATACGCTTCAATTTAGTAGTACAATTGCCATATCTATGCTTTCAGTTATTATTATAGCAGCACTTATTGGTACCTTTGTCCCAATAATTTTAGACAAAAGAGGAATTGATCCTGCAATTGCTACTGGTCCATTTATTACAACTAGTAATGATATCTTTGGAATTTTCCTGTTTTTTTATATTGCAAAACTGATTTTACAATTTTAG
- a CDS encoding bifunctional riboflavin kinase/FAD synthetase has translation MQNLKDYRSYISNKKSVITIGTFDGVHIGHQKIISKLIEDAKQNDLDAIILTFFPHPRMVLQKDKTIKLINTLEEKAVLLKNLGVNHLVVKEFTEEFSKLSASEFVNEVLINKLNIDHIIIGYDHRFGKNRSADINDLRSFGDNYNFKVSEITVQEVDDVAISSTKIRKALLEGNIKKANTYLGYNFMLSGTVIKGKGIGRQLGYPTANIKIKENYKLIPKRGAYIIKSIIDNKEVFGMLNIGINPTVNGEFESIEANFFNFKKDIYDMTIEIQFLERLRNEQKFESIDALKTQLAKDKIIAQEFVNDKNE, from the coding sequence ATGCAAAACCTTAAAGATTACAGATCGTATATCTCGAATAAAAAATCCGTTATTACTATAGGTACTTTTGATGGTGTGCATATTGGCCATCAAAAAATAATTTCAAAATTAATTGAAGATGCAAAACAGAATGATCTAGATGCTATAATCTTAACATTCTTTCCACACCCAAGAATGGTGCTTCAAAAAGATAAGACTATAAAATTAATTAATACGCTTGAAGAGAAAGCTGTATTGCTTAAAAACTTGGGGGTAAACCATCTTGTTGTAAAAGAGTTTACCGAAGAGTTTTCCAAACTTTCGGCTTCAGAATTTGTTAATGAAGTTTTGATTAATAAATTAAATATCGATCATATTATTATAGGATACGACCACCGATTTGGAAAAAATAGATCGGCGGATATTAATGATTTAAGAAGTTTTGGAGATAATTATAATTTTAAAGTTTCAGAAATAACAGTACAAGAAGTTGATGATGTAGCAATTAGCTCGACTAAAATTAGAAAAGCGTTGTTAGAAGGTAATATTAAAAAAGCAAATACATATTTAGGATATAATTTTATGTTGTCTGGCACTGTAATAAAAGGGAAAGGTATCGGCAGACAATTAGGATACCCTACAGCTAATATTAAAATTAAAGAGAATTATAAATTAATTCCAAAGCGAGGAGCTTACATTATTAAATCTATAATTGATAATAAAGAGGTTTTCGGAATGTTAAACATAGGTATTAATCCAACCGTTAATGGTGAATTTGAATCTATTGAAGCTAACTTTTTTAACTTTAAAAAAGATATATATGATATGACTATTGAAATTCAATTTTTAGAACGCCTTAGGAATGAACAAAAATTTGAATCAATAGATGCTCTTAAAACTCAATTAGCTAAAGACAAAATAATAGCTCAAGAATTTGTAAATGATAAAAATGAATAG
- a CDS encoding DUF4286 family protein — MFIYNVTSNIDESIHQEWLTWIKNHIPEVLATGNFTGAKLTRVLVKEELGGVTYSVQYRAKSREALDNYYQNDAEKLRQDGLSRFADKLLSFRTELEIIDEYSVDFN; from the coding sequence ATGTTCATATATAATGTGACTTCAAACATTGATGAAAGCATTCATCAAGAGTGGTTAACATGGATTAAAAATCACATCCCAGAAGTATTAGCTACCGGGAATTTTACAGGAGCTAAGCTTACGAGGGTTCTTGTTAAAGAGGAGCTAGGAGGTGTTACTTATTCAGTACAATACAGAGCAAAATCCCGGGAAGCATTAGATAATTATTATCAAAATGATGCCGAAAAGTTAAGGCAAGATGGATTATCTCGATTTGCAGATAAGTTATTGAGTTTTAGAACTGAGTTAGAAATCATAGATGAATATTCAGTAGATTTTAACTAA
- a CDS encoding serine--tRNA ligase, translating to MLQVAFIRENKDLVVKRLAKRNIDAGQMINDVLVLDEDRRRTQTELDNTLSESNSISKEIGILFKSREVEKANELKSRTSKLKEDTKLLTEQLNTKVQRLQDLLYKIPNVPHESVPAGNTDEDNEEVFREGEIPTLNEKALPHWELAKKYDIIDFELGNKITGAGFPVYKGKGAKLQRALINYFLDKNTEAGYREVQVPHLVNEDSATGTGQLPDKEGQMYHINSNGDNLYLIPTAEVPATNLFRGNLLTEKELPKAITGYTPCFRREAGSYGAHVRGLNRLHQFDKVEILRVEHPSRSYNALNEMVEHVKNILRELKLPYRILRLCGGDLGFTSALTFDFEVFSTAQDRWLEISSVSNFETFQANRLKLRFKNSNGKSELAHTLNGSSLALPRVLAGILENYQTYKGIEIPEALIPYTGFKIID from the coding sequence ATGCTGCAAGTTGCTTTTATTAGAGAGAATAAAGATTTAGTTGTAAAACGTTTAGCAAAACGTAATATTGATGCTGGACAAATGATTAATGATGTTCTTGTTTTAGACGAAGATCGTAGACGTACACAAACAGAGCTAGATAATACCTTATCTGAATCTAATTCTATTTCAAAAGAAATAGGAATACTCTTTAAATCTAGAGAAGTTGAAAAAGCAAACGAATTAAAATCACGTACAAGTAAATTAAAAGAAGATACAAAGCTATTAACTGAGCAACTAAATACGAAGGTTCAAAGATTACAAGATTTACTGTATAAAATTCCTAATGTACCTCACGAATCTGTCCCAGCAGGGAATACAGATGAAGATAATGAAGAAGTATTTCGAGAAGGAGAGATACCAACTTTAAATGAAAAAGCATTGCCTCACTGGGAACTAGCTAAGAAATATGATATTATTGATTTTGAATTAGGGAATAAAATCACTGGTGCAGGATTTCCAGTGTATAAAGGAAAAGGAGCAAAATTACAACGTGCATTAATTAATTATTTTTTAGATAAAAATACAGAAGCAGGCTATAGAGAAGTACAAGTACCTCATTTAGTAAATGAAGATTCTGCAACAGGTACAGGTCAATTACCAGATAAGGAAGGGCAGATGTATCATATTAATAGTAATGGTGATAATTTATACTTAATTCCGACGGCAGAAGTACCAGCGACTAATTTATTTAGAGGTAATTTATTAACCGAAAAAGAGTTGCCTAAAGCTATCACAGGCTATACACCGTGTTTTCGTCGTGAAGCTGGAAGTTATGGTGCTCATGTGAGAGGGTTAAATAGGCTGCATCAATTTGATAAAGTTGAAATTTTACGTGTAGAGCATCCAAGTCGTTCTTATAATGCTCTTAATGAAATGGTGGAGCATGTAAAAAATATTCTTCGAGAATTAAAATTACCATATCGTATTTTAAGATTATGTGGAGGAGATTTAGGATTTACATCAGCACTAACGTTTGACTTTGAAGTATTTTCTACAGCGCAAGATCGCTGGTTGGAAATTAGTTCTGTTTCTAATTTTGAAACTTTTCAGGCAAATCGTTTAAAATTGCGTTTTAAAAATAGTAATGGTAAAAGTGAATTAGCACATACTTTAAACGGAAGCTCTTTAGCTCTACCTAGAGTTTTAGCTGGGATCTTAGAAAACTATCAAACATATAAGGGTATAGAAATCCCAGAAGCTTTAATCCCATATACAGGATTTAAAATCATTGATTAA
- a CDS encoding aminoacyl-tRNA hydrolase, producing the protein MKKFLIIGLGNIGSEYVNTRHNIGFKILEYFALKEELTFTTDRLGDKTTYKLKGRTFIFIKPSTYMNLSGKAVKYWMEKEKIPLENLLVITDDLNLPFGSLRVKTKGSDGGHNGLKDIQDKLNTTKYNRFRFGISDTFSKGRQIDYVLGEWNEDENSKLPERLDKSIEIIKSFGLSGVNNTMNSYNGK; encoded by the coding sequence ATGAAAAAGTTTTTAATTATAGGTCTCGGTAATATTGGTTCTGAATATGTCAATACAAGGCATAATATAGGATTTAAAATATTAGAGTATTTTGCTTTAAAAGAAGAGTTAACTTTTACGACAGATAGACTAGGAGATAAAACTACCTATAAGTTAAAAGGACGCACCTTTATTTTTATTAAACCAAGTACCTACATGAACTTAAGTGGTAAGGCTGTTAAATATTGGATGGAAAAAGAAAAAATTCCTTTAGAAAATTTACTGGTGATTACAGATGATTTAAATTTACCTTTTGGAAGCTTGAGAGTAAAGACAAAAGGCAGTGATGGTGGTCACAATGGATTAAAAGATATCCAAGATAAATTAAATACCACGAAATACAATCGTTTTAGATTTGGTATTAGTGACACTTTTAGTAAAGGAAGACAAATTGATTATGTGCTGGGAGAATGGAATGAAGATGAAAACAGTAAATTACCAGAACGCTTAGATAAAAGCATAGAGATTATAAAATCGTTTGGACTTTCGGGAGTTAATAACACGATGAATAGTTATAACGGAAAATAA